From Salvia splendens isolate huo1 chromosome 3, SspV2, whole genome shotgun sequence, a single genomic window includes:
- the LOC121794678 gene encoding mitogen-activated protein kinase kinase kinase YODA-like isoform X1, protein MPSWWGKSSSNEAKKKSTKESFIDTFHKKFKSPESKSSGKSAGSRRRSSDIGSERGTQSRAPSRSPSPSKNVARCQSFVERPQSQPLPVPGLRPANVSRTDSGISETAKPKPKPEKSKPSLFLPLPRPACIRQRLEPAELDAELAVASICSECSIESDDPVDSRQRSPLANDYDIGCRTAAGSPSSISLKDQAPVAPIISKVAPVPVNLSSNKHLNSSPPRRQRHLNGHMANLQVPQHGAFSSAPDSSRSSPSRSPMRASGYEPVANTVYTTGKLYTEFPFLGSGQCSPGSGQTSGHNSMGGDMSGQLFWQPSRGSPEYSPNPSPRMTSPGPSSRIHSGAVTPLHPRAGGVHAESQGNWPDDAKQPSYALPLPPISVSNSSPFSHQNSAVTSPSVPRSPGRTENLTSPGSRWKKGRLLGRGTFGHVYVGFNSETGEMCAMKEVTLFSDDAKSKESAKQLGQEIMLLSRLRHPNIVQYYGSETVGDKLYIYLEYVSGGSIHKILQDYGKLGESAIRSYTQQILSGLAYLHAKNTVHRDIKGANILVDPNGRVKLADFGMAKHITGHSCPLSFKGSPYWMAPEVIRNSNGCSLAVDIWSLGCTVIEMATSKPPWSQYEGVAAMFKIGNSKELPTIPDHLSDEGKDFVRLCLQRVPQNRPAAAQLLEHSFVKNVVPLEKQIPGPTSSDHPPVPNASKSVSSCVLLKVLKVWCLKGKGNTRSLQQPDTERLSIHSFRVSKSNFHSSNMYISRNISCPVSPIGSPLLHPRSPQHLSGRMSPSPISSPRTTSGSSTPLTGGIGAIPFHNQPTLSQEGYGNGNLQLPPRSHSYWDPDILRGAQSGSHAFRELTSYDNDALGKQFVRTANGELYDKQSVLADRVSQQLLRDPPKLNQSPDLSPSAASQCHRTPGL, encoded by the exons ATGCCTTCATGGTGGGGAAAGTCATCGTCAAATGAAGCGAAAAAGAAGTCTACCAAGGAAAGTTTCATTGACACATTTCATAAGAAGTTCAAGAGTCCCGAAAGTAAATCATCTGGTAAATCAGCAGGGTCTAGAAGACGTTCAAGTGACATTGGTTCAGAAAGAGGGACTCAGTCACGTGCTCCGTCGAGGTCTCCATCACCTTCCAAGAATGTCGCGCGATGTCAAAGTTTTGTGGAAAGGCCTCAATCACAGCCACTTCCTGTGCCAGGCCTCCGCCCAGCCAATGTTAGTCGTACTGATTCTGGAATAAGTGAAAcagcaaaaccaaaaccaaaaccagaaaAGTCCAAACCATCATTATTTCTACCTCTGCCCAGGCCTGCATGCATCCGTCAGAGACTGGAACCTGCTGAATTGGATGCTGAGTTGGCTGTTGCTTCAATTTGTAGTGAGTGTTCTATTGAGAGTGATGATCCAGTTGATTCACGTCAGCGAAGTCCTCTCGCAAATGACTATGATATTGGGTGCAGGACTGCTGCAGGCAGCCCCTCAAG CATTTCTCTTAAGGATCAGGCTCCTGTAGCACCAATAATTTCTAAAGTCGCACCTGTTCCTGTAAACCTTTCCTCCAATAAACATCTGAACTCTTCACCACCAAGAAGGCAGCGACATTTGAATGGTCACATGGCAAATTTACAAGTTCCGCAGCATGGTGCCTTTTCCAGTGCTCCAGATAGCTCAAGGTCAAGTCCTTCTAGAAGTCCAATGAGAGCCTCTGGTTATGAGCCAGTTGCAAATACTGTTTATACAACTGGGAAGCTTTACACTGAGTTTCCTTTTCTTGGATCTGGCCAATGCTCACCTGGGTCAGGTCAGACTTCGGGCCATAACTCAATGGGAGGAGATATGTCGGGGCAATTATTTTGGCAGCCCAGTCGAGGGAGCCCAGAATATTCTCCAAATCCTAGTCCTAGAATGACAAGTCCTGGCCCTAGTTCCAGAATTCACAGTGGTGCAGTGACACCACTTCATCCTAGAGCTGGAGGGGTACATGCCGAGTCTCAGGGTAACTGGCCTGATGATGCGAAACAACCAAGTTATGCTCTGCCACTTCCTCCCATATCAGTTTCCAATTCGTCACCATTCTCTCATCAAAATTCAGCTGTGACGTCGCCTTCTGTGCCTCGTAGTCCTGGAAGAACAGAGAATCTAACAAGCCCTGGCTCACGCTGGAAGAAAGGGAGGTTGCTTGGTCGAGGCACATTTGGGCATGTGTATGTTGGGTTTAACAG TGAAACTGGGGAAATGTGTGCCATGAAGGAGGTTACATTATTTTCTGATGATGCAAAATCGAAGGAAAGTGCAAAGCAGTTGGGACAA GAGATCATGCTGTTGAGTCGCTTGAGACATCCTAATATTGTGCAGTATTATGGATCTGAAACG GTAGGggataaattatatatatatctgGAGTATGTATCTGGTGGTTCCATCCATAAGATTCTTCAGGACTATGGAAAACTAGGAGAATCAGCCATCCGCAGTTACACCCAGCAAATTTTGTCAGGGCTTGCATATTTACATGCTAAAAACACTGTGCACAG GGATATTAAAGGAGCCAATATACTCGTGGATCCAAATGGCCGTGTTAAGCTGGCAGATTTTGGGATGGCAAAGCAT ATTACAGGGCATTCTTGTCCTTTATCTTTCAAGGGTAGTCCTTACTGGATGGCACCTGAG GTTATTAGGAATTCAAATGGATGCAGCTTAGCTGTTGATATATGGAGTCTCGGATGCACTGTTATAGAAATGGCGACATCAAAGCCACCTTGGTCCCAGTATGAAGGG GTTGCAGCTATGTTCAAGATTGGAAATAGCAAGGAACTTCCAACAATTCCAGATCACCTCTCAGATGAAGGGAAAGACTTTGTGAGGCTATGCTTGCAGAGGGTTCCACAGAATCGCCCTGCAGCTGCTCAACTTTTGGAGCACTCTTTTGTGAAAAATGTTGTGCCTCTAGAGAAACAAATACCTGGTCCAACCTCCTCAGATCATCCTCCAGTGCCTAATGCTTCAAAATCTGTG TCTTCATGTGTGCTGCTAAAGGTCCTCAAAGTTTGGTGTCTGAAG GGCAAGGGTAACACAAGAAGTCTTCAGCAACCAGATACAGAGAGACTGTCTATCCATTCATTTCGAGTTTCAAAATCCAATTTCCATTctag TAACATGTACATTTCAAGGAACATATCATGTCCGGTCTCTCCAATTGGGAGTCCTCTTCTACATCCAAGGTCGCCTCAACATCTAAGTGGAAGAATGTCTCCTTCACCTATATCAAGCCCCCGCACGACTTCCGGTTCATCCACACCTCTTACTGGTGGTATTGGTGCCATCCCATTCCACAATCAGCCTACGTTATCGCAGGAGGGTTATGGGAATGGAAACTTGCAGTTGCCCCCGCGCAGCCACTCTTACTGGGATCCAGACATTCTCCGAGGTGCACAGTCAGGATCCCATGCTTTCCGGGAACTGACATCCTATGATAATGATGCTCTTGGAAAGCAATTCGTAAGGACTGCGAACGGAGAACTTTATGATAAACAGTCGGTGTTGGCTGATCGCGTGTCTCAGCAACTCCTCAGAGATCCACCCAAGCTAAATCAGTCACCGGATCTCTCCCCTTCAGCTGCATCGCAGTGCCACCGTACACCTGGATTATAG
- the LOC121794678 gene encoding mitogen-activated protein kinase kinase kinase YODA-like isoform X2 produces the protein MPSWWGKSSSNEAKKKSTKESFIDTFHKKFKSPESKSSGKSAGSRRRSSDIGSERGTQSRAPSRSPSPSKNVARCQSFVERPQSQPLPVPGLRPANVSRTDSGISETAKPKPKPEKSKPSLFLPLPRPACIRQRLEPAELDAELAVASICSECSIESDDPVDSRQRSPLANDYDIGCRTAAGSPSSISLKDQAPVAPIISKVAPVPVNLSSNKHLNSSPPRRQRHLNGHMANLQVPQHGAFSSAPDSSRSSPSRSPMRASGYEPVANTVYTTGKLYTEFPFLGSGQCSPGSGQTSGHNSMGGDMSGQLFWQPSRGSPEYSPNPSPRMTSPGPSSRIHSGAVTPLHPRAGGVHAESQGNWPDDAKQPSYALPLPPISVSNSSPFSHQNSAVTSPSVPRSPGRTENLTSPGSRWKKGRLLGRGTFGHVYVGFNSETGEMCAMKEVTLFSDDAKSKESAKQLGQEIMLLSRLRHPNIVQYYGSETVGDKLYIYLEYVSGGSIHKILQDYGKLGESAIRSYTQQILSGLAYLHAKNTVHRDIKGANILVDPNGRVKLADFGMAKHITGHSCPLSFKGSPYWMAPEVIRNSNGCSLAVDIWSLGCTVIEMATSKPPWSQYEGVAAMFKIGNSKELPTIPDHLSDEGKDFVRLCLQRVPQNRPAAAQLLEHSFVKNVVPLEKQIPGPTSSDHPPVPNASKSVGKGNTRSLQQPDTERLSIHSFRVSKSNFHSSNMYISRNISCPVSPIGSPLLHPRSPQHLSGRMSPSPISSPRTTSGSSTPLTGGIGAIPFHNQPTLSQEGYGNGNLQLPPRSHSYWDPDILRGAQSGSHAFRELTSYDNDALGKQFVRTANGELYDKQSVLADRVSQQLLRDPPKLNQSPDLSPSAASQCHRTPGL, from the exons ATGCCTTCATGGTGGGGAAAGTCATCGTCAAATGAAGCGAAAAAGAAGTCTACCAAGGAAAGTTTCATTGACACATTTCATAAGAAGTTCAAGAGTCCCGAAAGTAAATCATCTGGTAAATCAGCAGGGTCTAGAAGACGTTCAAGTGACATTGGTTCAGAAAGAGGGACTCAGTCACGTGCTCCGTCGAGGTCTCCATCACCTTCCAAGAATGTCGCGCGATGTCAAAGTTTTGTGGAAAGGCCTCAATCACAGCCACTTCCTGTGCCAGGCCTCCGCCCAGCCAATGTTAGTCGTACTGATTCTGGAATAAGTGAAAcagcaaaaccaaaaccaaaaccagaaaAGTCCAAACCATCATTATTTCTACCTCTGCCCAGGCCTGCATGCATCCGTCAGAGACTGGAACCTGCTGAATTGGATGCTGAGTTGGCTGTTGCTTCAATTTGTAGTGAGTGTTCTATTGAGAGTGATGATCCAGTTGATTCACGTCAGCGAAGTCCTCTCGCAAATGACTATGATATTGGGTGCAGGACTGCTGCAGGCAGCCCCTCAAG CATTTCTCTTAAGGATCAGGCTCCTGTAGCACCAATAATTTCTAAAGTCGCACCTGTTCCTGTAAACCTTTCCTCCAATAAACATCTGAACTCTTCACCACCAAGAAGGCAGCGACATTTGAATGGTCACATGGCAAATTTACAAGTTCCGCAGCATGGTGCCTTTTCCAGTGCTCCAGATAGCTCAAGGTCAAGTCCTTCTAGAAGTCCAATGAGAGCCTCTGGTTATGAGCCAGTTGCAAATACTGTTTATACAACTGGGAAGCTTTACACTGAGTTTCCTTTTCTTGGATCTGGCCAATGCTCACCTGGGTCAGGTCAGACTTCGGGCCATAACTCAATGGGAGGAGATATGTCGGGGCAATTATTTTGGCAGCCCAGTCGAGGGAGCCCAGAATATTCTCCAAATCCTAGTCCTAGAATGACAAGTCCTGGCCCTAGTTCCAGAATTCACAGTGGTGCAGTGACACCACTTCATCCTAGAGCTGGAGGGGTACATGCCGAGTCTCAGGGTAACTGGCCTGATGATGCGAAACAACCAAGTTATGCTCTGCCACTTCCTCCCATATCAGTTTCCAATTCGTCACCATTCTCTCATCAAAATTCAGCTGTGACGTCGCCTTCTGTGCCTCGTAGTCCTGGAAGAACAGAGAATCTAACAAGCCCTGGCTCACGCTGGAAGAAAGGGAGGTTGCTTGGTCGAGGCACATTTGGGCATGTGTATGTTGGGTTTAACAG TGAAACTGGGGAAATGTGTGCCATGAAGGAGGTTACATTATTTTCTGATGATGCAAAATCGAAGGAAAGTGCAAAGCAGTTGGGACAA GAGATCATGCTGTTGAGTCGCTTGAGACATCCTAATATTGTGCAGTATTATGGATCTGAAACG GTAGGggataaattatatatatatctgGAGTATGTATCTGGTGGTTCCATCCATAAGATTCTTCAGGACTATGGAAAACTAGGAGAATCAGCCATCCGCAGTTACACCCAGCAAATTTTGTCAGGGCTTGCATATTTACATGCTAAAAACACTGTGCACAG GGATATTAAAGGAGCCAATATACTCGTGGATCCAAATGGCCGTGTTAAGCTGGCAGATTTTGGGATGGCAAAGCAT ATTACAGGGCATTCTTGTCCTTTATCTTTCAAGGGTAGTCCTTACTGGATGGCACCTGAG GTTATTAGGAATTCAAATGGATGCAGCTTAGCTGTTGATATATGGAGTCTCGGATGCACTGTTATAGAAATGGCGACATCAAAGCCACCTTGGTCCCAGTATGAAGGG GTTGCAGCTATGTTCAAGATTGGAAATAGCAAGGAACTTCCAACAATTCCAGATCACCTCTCAGATGAAGGGAAAGACTTTGTGAGGCTATGCTTGCAGAGGGTTCCACAGAATCGCCCTGCAGCTGCTCAACTTTTGGAGCACTCTTTTGTGAAAAATGTTGTGCCTCTAGAGAAACAAATACCTGGTCCAACCTCCTCAGATCATCCTCCAGTGCCTAATGCTTCAAAATCTGTG GGCAAGGGTAACACAAGAAGTCTTCAGCAACCAGATACAGAGAGACTGTCTATCCATTCATTTCGAGTTTCAAAATCCAATTTCCATTctag TAACATGTACATTTCAAGGAACATATCATGTCCGGTCTCTCCAATTGGGAGTCCTCTTCTACATCCAAGGTCGCCTCAACATCTAAGTGGAAGAATGTCTCCTTCACCTATATCAAGCCCCCGCACGACTTCCGGTTCATCCACACCTCTTACTGGTGGTATTGGTGCCATCCCATTCCACAATCAGCCTACGTTATCGCAGGAGGGTTATGGGAATGGAAACTTGCAGTTGCCCCCGCGCAGCCACTCTTACTGGGATCCAGACATTCTCCGAGGTGCACAGTCAGGATCCCATGCTTTCCGGGAACTGACATCCTATGATAATGATGCTCTTGGAAAGCAATTCGTAAGGACTGCGAACGGAGAACTTTATGATAAACAGTCGGTGTTGGCTGATCGCGTGTCTCAGCAACTCCTCAGAGATCCACCCAAGCTAAATCAGTCACCGGATCTCTCCCCTTCAGCTGCATCGCAGTGCCACCGTACACCTGGATTATAG
- the LOC121794679 gene encoding short-chain dehydrogenase TIC 32, chloroplastic-like → MWLFKRNGPSGFSSASTAEEVTNGIDASDLTAIVTGASSGIGLETARVLAKRGVHVVMGIRNMGVGEKVKQGIIKENPAAKIDAVQLDLSSMHSVRNFASHFKSSGLPLNILINNAGIMVPPFTLSPDNIELQFATNYLGHFLLTHLLLDTMKKTARDTKREVRIVNLSSVAHRSSYREGIRFDKINDEKSYSKLYAYGQSKLANILHANELARRLKEEGADITANSVHPGVITTNLFRHLGIFEGVVSSIGRLVLKNVQQGASTTCYVALHPQLKGVSGQYFSNNNLDKADAKATDKDLAAKLWDYTMDLINK, encoded by the exons ATGTGGCTGTTCAAGAGAAATGGGCCTTCTGGATTTTCTTCTGCTTCCACAGCTGAGGAAGTAACCAATGGAATTGATGCATCTGACCTCACTGCCATTGTTACAG GGGCATCAAGTGGTATAGGATTAGAAACAGCACGTGTTCTTGCAAAGCGTGGTGTTCATGTTGTGATGGGAATAAGAAATATGGGTGTTGGAGAGAAAGTGAAACAAGGGATCATCAAAGAGAATCCAGCTGCTAAGATTGATGCCGTTCAGTTAGATCTCAGCTCCATGCACTCTGTTCGAAATTTTGCATCCCACTTTAAATCTTCAGGTCTACCGTTGAACATTTTGAT TAATAATGCTGGAATAATGGTGCCGCCTTTCACACTGTCTCCAGACAACATAGAGCTGCAGTTTGCTACAAACTATTTAG GTCATTTCCTTCTAACACACTTGTTACTGGACACGATGAAGAAGACAGCCCGTGACACGAAGAGGGAGGTGAGGATTGTGAACCTCTCCTCAGTGGCTCATCGTAGTTCGTACAGAGAAGGAATCCGATTTGACAAAATCAACGATGAAAAAAG TTATTCCAAGCTTTATGCATACGGCCAATCAAAACTTGCTAATATACTGCACGCTAACGAGCTGGCTAGACGGTTAAAG GAAGAGGGTGCAGACATAACAGCAAATTCAGTTCATCCTGGAGTAATCACGACCAATCTTTTCCGTCACCTTGGTATTTTTGAAG GTGTAGTGAGCAGCATTGGTCGACTGGTGCTCAAAAACGTTCAACAG GGGGCCTCAACTACCTGTTATGTGGCGTTGCATCCACAGCTCAAAGGTGTCAGCGGTCAATACTTTTCGAACAACAATTTGGACAAGGCAGATGCCAAGGCTACTGACAAAGATTTGGCTGCTAAACTTTGGGATTATACAATGGACCTGATAAATAAATAG